The sequence TTGTGAGAATTTGCAGGCAAATTCGCACACTCATATTGATTTACTGAATACTCTTTTTCACCGCAGTCATAAGGTTTCCTGCAATATCTAAAATTTCCGATTTGTACATCATCAAAACCGTCATCACATGCATATCCAATAGAGTCAAGTCGATGAGCATTTTTCGGCAAGGATGCACATTCATATTGTGCTACAGAGTATTCTGCATCTTCACAAATATATGGCTTTCTGCAATACGGGATTTCGTTAATCTCGACTTTGTCAAAGCCATCATCGCATTCAAATCCAATCTTCTTATTCTTCTTTCGACGAGCATTTTTGGGAAGCCCCTGACATTCATATTTACTGACGAAAAACTCATCTTCACTACAGTCATAGGGCTTTATACAATCATAATCTTCGTAAAGCTTAACTTTATCAAACCCTTTTTTACAAGTAAAACCCACACCCTTGTTCTTCTTTGCATTTTCAGGAAGTTCTGCGCACGTCCATTTATCTACAGCATATTCAAATTCACCACAATCATAAGGCTTGCGACATTCTCCATCCTGATAGAAAAATCCCTTCTCACAGTTTTGCACCATGTTACCATTTTCATCAACATTATAATTTTTCACGCAGCGCAAATAATTTGCAGAGGCTCCTCGATACACACGAACCGGACCTATTTCAAAATTATACCGATCTCTATATGCAGAATAATACACTACAGAGGCATCCTCAGCCTCTGTGGTAGAGAACGTCTCAATATGTTTAAAATCCTTATATAGATACCTTAGAGGGAACTCTCCTCTTTTTCCTGTTTTAAAAAAACGCGCCGCCGCTGTTGGGTCATCCTCTACATACCCCCTATAATATTCGGCACCAAGAATCATCAATTGACCGCCATATTTCAATCCAAACATTTTAGATGTTTCAAAACTTTCGCCTTCATTATAGGCAAATTCGCTAAGGGAATCAAATTCAGCAACTGTGGGAACATGCCATCCACTTGGGCAAATCCCCTGATGCATTCGCTTTACATAATCATTAACATTTTCGTCATCATATGCTTTTTTTGCAGGTAGTTTCATTGCGGTATGCCACGGATACATTCGACCAAACTTTTGGCAATTACTTTCCTTACCGCCAAAACAGTAGGATGGAGATGCCTTGTACTTAAGATTTTCTGCCATCCACGTGTATTCCCCGATTTTAATGGTTTTATACTTCCTGCCATCGCGATTATCAACAAGAGTTCCTGCAATTGAACAAGTAACACCCCAAAAGAGTAATGACACCAATAGTCGTTTTACAAACATACTCAGCACCCTTTAGTCACCAAAGAATTAGTTAAACAAGCCCCTGGAAGCGAGTTCAAAGTTGCAACTTCCAGGAGCCTTTTTTAGAAATAGATTTTATTTAATGTTGAGACATTTTTTGAAATTGGAAACATCTTCTGTTGGCTTTCCCGGCTTTTTGTCTCCGTGGATTCCTTCAATGGAAAATGTTGTTGATAGTTTCCTTACATTCAATAAATTTTTGTTGGCGTCCTTACACTTTTGTATAAGCAAAGTTTCGCAAGAATCTATTTCTTCTGGGCAACTTTTCCGATTGTTCAACACAACAAAATAGATTTGCAGCCCTGTTTTCGTTGCACAAGCAAGAAAGTCATTGAGCATAGCCTTCTTGTGCGTTGAAAAACACTCGTCCTTGAAGGAGGTGTTCGTTTTGCCAACATAAATCGGAGTAGACCCTTTTGTCACAGCATTTGCAAAAACATAGCAGCCTTTCTTATTAGCATACTCAGAGAAAGGTGCTGATCTCCATAATGCGGCATTAACATCTTTCAACTGAGAAATTGATACCGAGCCTCCCTTAATTTTCTTTGGAGCAGTGGGAACAGGGATAGGACCATGAATGGTGAATTTCACTGACATTAATTATTCCCCTTTTTTTCTGAATCAGCAAGACAACGAACTGATAAACCATCATTAAATGTGTGCCTCCCAAAAGAAGCAACATCCAAATAATCAAGCAATTCCATTGCTTCAGCTTTATCGTTCCTTGAATCTGTCGTCCAAAAATAGGCCGATTTCCCAAAATCATTTTTTACTGTTGAACCAGAAGGCAGAGCATTGAACCCTAATTCATCCAAGCCATTTTTCTTAGGCCAATTAGTTTTTGATTTCAAAATACTAGCATTGTTGTCAACATAAGCAAATAGTACTCTCCACTCATCTTTTGATGGGATATGCCAACCCATTGGACAAAGATCTTTGATTTGATTCCAAGAATAAAGCCTTCCATACTCCTTACAATTTCTTTTATCGTTTGCATAGCAAGAACTTCCTTTTTCGTTATACGCCAAATTTTCAGCCATCCATTTTTGATTTCCTATGGTCACTGTTTTATACACCTTTTTATCACGTTTATCTTTAAAGGTTCCTACAGCAACAGCATCAATTTCATAGTTTTTCATACAACGAATTGGTTCAGCAACCCAATCCGCCTGGGTTTCATCAAGTCTGCTTACCCAGTTATCATTGAAAAAGAACCATTTATAATAGTATTTTTCATTATGTGTAGATGTCCAAAATGCAACAGCATGTCCATTCGGATCAAATCGGTCAATTTTATTCTCAGATAATTGAGCATTACCAACAGGAAGCACATTAAAACCTAGTTCATCCCATCCATTATTACTCTCCCACCCACTTCTACTCTTCAATTTTTCACCGCTATCATCTCCAACAGCCCAAAGCAACCGTTTTATTTCATAACGAGAAGGAAGATGCCACCCAGCAGGGCATGCCTTTTCGGCATCTTCCCACTTATATAGCCTGCCATATTTCTCACACTCCAAAGGATCATTATTGTGACAATAACTATTTTTTGTTTCAAAGTTTAGGTTCTCCGCAAGCCATGTTTGTTGATTTATTTGTACAGTTTTGTATTCTTTTTTGTCTCTGCTGTCTACAAATTTACCTTGTATCACAGAGTACTTTTCTTTACTTGTTGGAGATGATTCTTCTCCTTGAATGCAACGAACTGTCATTCCAAAATAACGAGATTTTGCACATTTTGTTTTTTGAGGATCTAAGTCATCTATTGTGGTACACAAGGCGTTACCCTGATCATCACTCGATTCTTTTGACTATGTCCAATAATACGATATCCCTTCCTTATCGAAATTTCCATAAGGATCCCTAAATCCAACTGTGTAAGCATTAAAATTTGGAGCGGATACCTGATAACCTATTTCGGGAACATCATCATCCCACAAATATAACCTATCCTCATTTTTTACAAGTGTTTTAAGAGTCATCCAATCACTACGCGACGGCAATCTCCATCCTTGTGGACATGCATTTAAAGCTGCACGCCATGTATAAAACCGGCCTAGTTTCGCACACTCTTTGTCATCATTATGATAACAGAAACTATTGTGAGTATCAAAGTTCAAATTTTCCGCCATCCAAACTTGATTCTCTATCCGAATAGTTTTATATGTTTTACCATCTCTTGGATCATCTAAATTCGGAGCAGAAACAACTTCTGCAAATGTAAAAGCAACAAAAGACAAAGAACAAATTGAAATTATTTTATTCATCATATATTCTCCTTTGAAATTCATTTAATCTTTCGTTTTGCAGGCATGTCAAAAAGAATTTTGAATGCTGCCAGAAATTCAATTGCATCTGCATAAGTCCAAATGGAAACAATAGCTTGACTAGCTTTCCATTTCCCCTCGGAATCGTAACCAACAAACTTTACGACATAGTGATTTTTTATCCATTGAAACCTAAACTCTACAGAATGCCACCGTTTCGAATAAATACTGAAAGACTTACGACTATCGTCAAAACCATACCCCTTTTCATTCGCAACATCCTGAAATGTTTGACGAATTTTCTCTCGTAAATTTTCGATTTCTTTTTTTTCTTCAGCCACAGAAACCTCCATTGTATACACCTATGAAGTTCACCCTCATTCATCAAAGAGCCACATCAATTTTCAGGAAATAAAAAAGGACGCAGGTCGATGCATTTGCCTAAACGAGGCTCTCGACAGCCTTTAGACGACAAACACAAACGACCCACGCCCCAAAAGGGCTGTTGCCCATGGTCATACGACCAAAGACCCGCTTAAAAAGCCGGCACGACAAACTGAAACATACAGCAAAAAGCGGTATGCTTGCGTGAGCGTTCGCCTTATTCTCGTCTAAGGAAATGGTCGAGATTTCGTTTAGAGAACAAGAGCAAAACTCTATTTTCCACAAAAATAAATTAAAAAAGTAGTTTTCGCACAAAAAGTTTACAAATGCATTCTTTTTTTGGGAACCTGGACCAAAACGTTTCAAAAAACGTTTTTCAGACAATATGATAATCTCAAGAATACGGACAAGCAGGGCATTGCGGGGCGGCGACTGAGCTCCGCAGAGGGGGTAGCGGAAGACCCGGCCGGGTGGGTTTCGGAACTTTATTCCCGTAGGGAATGATTGTAAGGGCGGGGCCGGGGCTGCAGCGAGGGGGAAACCTCCCCCACCATCATAAGCTCACCAAGGGCATGAATGCCGAATACTCCAACATCAACAGCTACGACAGCATCCAGGTTCACGGTGGTTCCGGCTACATGCTGGAATACGCTTGCCAGCGCCTCTACCGCGACGCTCGTATTACCTCCATCTACGAAGGTACTACCCAGCTCCAGGTTGTTGCTGCCCTTCCGCACATCACCACCGGCACCTACACTTCCATGCTCGACGAACTGGAAGCAGCCGCTGTTGCACCGGAATTTGAAAGCCTCAAGGCCCGCGCAAAGGCTATGGACGACAAGTTCAAGGCTGCCATCGACTACGTCAAGGCCGCTGAAAACAACGAGTTCCTGGACCTCTGCAGCCGCCGCCTGTACGAAATGGCCGGTAACTGCGTCATGGCTCAGCTCCTCATCCGCGACGCTTCTGCAAACGCAGAACTGTTCGGCAAGAGCGCCAAGGTCTACCTGAACCTTGCTGAAGCAGAAGTGATGAAGCACTCCAACTTCATCATGAACCTGACTGCAGAACAGATCGCTGATTATAAGAAGGCTTAATCGCTGATTGGGATTGCGCGGACATAGCGCCGCGCGGTTCAGCACGTCATCCTGAATGAAGTCGCGAAAGCGACGAAATGAAGGATCCAGCAAAACTTAAAAGACCTCGACTCGAATGAGTCGGGGCCTTTTTTGCATCTTGATGATGAATACGGTTTCATAACAAGCTGCCCAAAATAGTTCATCTATTTTAGGTAGAATGAGTTGATTAACAGCGCTACTTCACTTTACTTAGGAGAGCTTGAGCGGCGGCGCTGGCAGCGGCAGCCTCACGCATACGCTTACGGGCACGGGAGCCGGGGCGATTCTTGCCGATGGTACGGCGGTTCAGGTTGTCGCCTTCGAAACCATTCTGCGGAACGGAACCATTTTGAGAACTGGGACGGTTCTGCGGGTTGGAGGCGCCTCGAACCTGTTCCGGCTTGCGACCGAATTTTTCCGCACGATTGCCACGGCGCTCTTCTCGAGACTGACGAGGCTGTTCACCATTTTCGCGGGCCTGTTCTGCAGCGCGGGCGTTACGCTTGTCGGCCTGGTGCTTACGCCAGTCGAACTTTGCGGGCTGTTGGCCTTCGCCGCGATTTTCTTCGCGACGGTCGCCCTTCTGACCACGAGGTAAACGTCCGCGAGCATTACGCATTTCGCTTTCAGGAGTTTCCTTCTGCTGTTCAGGCAACTTTTCGTAAATAGCCTTGTCACCTTCGGGAACCTTCACCTTGGTCAGCTTTTCAATGGCACGCAGATCCTGTTCTTCATCGGGAGCGCAGAAAGAAATGGCGACGCCTTCCTTGCCAGCGCGAGCCGTACGGCCAATGCGATGCACAAAAGTTTCCGGTTCGTTGGGCAGGTCATAATTGAAGACGTGGGTCACATCATCCACATCAATACCGCGAGCAGCAATATCCGTTGCCACCAGCACGCGGATACGTTCATCCTTGAAATTGCCAAGAGCTTCCTGACGACGATTCTGGCTCTTGTTGCCGTGAATGGCGGCGCACTTGACACCAGCCTTTTCCAACACACGAACAATTTTATCAGCGCCATGCTTGGTGCGAGTAAACACCAGCACCTTCTTCATCTCTTCATGAGAAGCAAGAAGTTCCTTCAACAGGGCGCCCTTGCGACGCTTATCAATGCGGTACAGTTCCTGGCGAATTCGTTCAATGGGAGTGCTCTGGGGAGCCACTTCCACACGAACCGGATTTGCACTGAGGATCGTTGCAGCCAGGTCAGAAATTTCCTTAGGCATGGTGGCGCTGAAGAACAAGTTCTGACGCTTGCCCGGAAGCACGCCCACCACCTTGCGAATGTCGTGAATGAAGCCCATATCCAGCATACGGTCAGCTTCATCCAAAACGAAAAATTCCACATTCTTGAGGGTCACGGCATGTTGGCCAATCAAATCCAGCAAGCGGCCCGGAGTTGCCACCAGAACATCTACACCGCGAACAAGAACGTTCTTCTGCTTCACATCGCTAACGCCACCGAAAATGCAGGCAGTAGAAATAGCAGTATACTGGGCATACTGCTTAAAGCATTCCTCCACCTGAATTGCCAATTCACGAGTGGGCAGCAAAATCAGGGCGCGACAAGTTTTAGGCTGACGGAACTTACCAGAGTCCAGTAAGCGCTGCAGAATAGGGAGCGCAAAGGCTGCGGTTTTGCCCGTTCCCGTCTGGGCGATACCCAGCAGGTCCTTACCCTCCAGCAAACTGGGGATGGACTGTTCCTGAATGGGAGTGGGGGTTTCGTAGCCTACAGTGCGAACAGCACGCTGCAGCGGATTTGCCAAAGGAAGTTCTTCAAATTTCATATTAAAGTCAAATGTAGAAATTTGAAGTCCAACCTATATCTTATCGCACCATCACACGAGTAGAAACTCCATTGACGCGAACCAAATAGTTCCCTGCGGAAGTCAGTTCAACAATGTGGTTTACACCGCTGATTCTGTCCTGGGCCACAATCTTGCCCTTCATATCAACAACGAGCATCTTGTCGCCCTGCTTAGCGCCAACAATGTTCAGAGTGCGACCGCTAACAGAGACACCAAAGTGACGTGCCACAGCAATGTTCTTCATGCCAGTGGAAGCATCCACAAACTTGGCCACATACACACCGTCAGAAAGAACCCACTTGTCAAAGACGTAGTCCACACCCTTCTTGGTGTAGCCTTCGGGAGCAACACCCATCAAGGCACGCTGAACGACCTCATCCGAATTTTCTACGTCGTAGTTGAACACCACTTCCATTTTTCCGGATACATCGCCAGCCTTATAATGGACAGTCTTCTGGAACAGGGCATAGAAAGTCTTTCGGCCCTTGGCTTCGGCACCGACAAACTTTACCCTGAGACCAGCGTAATCCTCAGTTTCATACCAACCCATAAACTTCCAGGATTCATCATCCTTGATGGAAGCAGATGGGAGCTGCACACCTTTACCAAGAACGTACTTTGAAACGTCGCTGGAAAGAACCGCATTTGAAGGCATCACATAGACAATCTTGTATGCCTTTGAATAAACAGGCACATAATTGCCGTATTCATCTTTTTCCCACTTACCATCAAATTCATTACCAACAGAATCCTTGTCACCAACGACAGGAACGACAATGCTAGAATCCTTCTTGGAAATTTCGGCCACAGCATCGTTAATCTTCTGATTGACATCATCATCAGAATCATCCTTGTCAATAACAACGCTGATAGCAGTGTTTCCAATGACTACGACAATCTCCTTTTCGTAAACAGGAACATAATTGCCATCATCATCCTTCTTCCATTCGCCATTGAATTCGAAACCATCTTCAGATTCAGGAACTTCAATCTTGGGATCATGATTATTCAAGGTTTCTTCAATCTTCTGCTTAATTTCTTCGTCAGAAGCATCCTTGGGAACAACAACTTCAATGGTATCCTTGCCAACAACAACTTCAATGACCTTGCTGTCATCAGGTACAACATATACCGGAGTGTACTTGTCGTCGCCATCGGCGTCTTCCCACTTGCCGTTGAAATCACGACCAGCTTCATCCTTGGCAGGAACAACAACGGCAGGATCAGTCTTGGCAGCCTCAGCTACAGCGTCATTAATCTTATCGCTGATGTCATCGGCGCTATCGCCCTTCTTGATGTCAACGGGGATGTCCTTGCCTGCAACTTCAGCCTGGACAGTCTTTTCGTAGACGGGTTCGTAATTGCCATCCTTATTCTGTTCCCATTCGCCATTGAACTGGTAGCCATCTTCATCCTTGTCGCCAACGACAGGCTTGGTTACGACTTCGCTAATCTTCTGTTCAACTTCTTCGTCAGAAGCATCCTTGGGAACAACAACTTCAATGGTATCCTTGCCAACAACAACTTCAATGACCTTGCTGTCATCAGGTACAACATATACCGGAGTGTACTTGTCGTCGCCATCGGCGTCTTCCCACTTGCCGTTGAAATCACGACCAGCTTCATCCTTGGCAGGAACAACAACGGCAGGATCAGTCTTGGCAGCCTCAGCTACAGCGTCATTAATCTTATCGCTGATGTCATCGGCGCTATCACCCTTCTTGATATCAATATCGATTTCCTTACCAGCAACAACCACCTTGATTGTTACAACATCATAAACAGGAACATAATTACCGTCCTTATCCTGTTCCCATTCGCCATTGAACTTATAACCATCGCCATCCTTGGCGGGAACTACAATTCCGGCATCCTTCACAGCATCGTTAATTTTCTGATTAACGGTTTCCTTAGAATCATCCTTTCTGACGGTAACATCAACTTGAGAACCACCCACTACAACATGAATATTCTGGTCTTCACGAGAAATGGCATCGTATTCGGGAACATATTCGCCACCATCTTCCTTCCAATGACCATTGAATTCATAAACGAAATCATCATCGGAAGGTTTTTCGGGAACCTTCAAGTCAGAATTCGGATCACGGAGCAGTTCGTTAATCTTTTCTTCAATTTCATCCTTTGAAGCATCTTCACTTACAGTGACCGTAATCTTATTTCCTCCGAGATTAACCGTCACATCAATCGTTTTCTCGGTCCACACAGCCGTATAGGAAACATTTTCTGCAGGCATCGTTTCCGGGACACTCGGATTCCAACCAGAGAAAGTATAATGTTCCTTTTCAACAACCGGAGCATTCAAGGAAGTTCCATATGAAACTTCACCAGCTGCAGTTCCTGCCGTTGCAACACTGCCACCTTCAAGATTCCAAGCCAATTTAAACTTCTTGGGAGCAACATCGATTGTCACCACAACATTCTTCTTCGGCATCACAAAACTTGTCGTCTTCGTATCTAACGTCACATCACTGGAAGACACTTCAGTAATTTTATATCCATCATGAATCAACATTGTGGGATACTTGACATTCACATCGGAAGCGCTAGACACATCTAGGTACCTAGCTTCCAGATATTCAGCAGCGTCAGTCGACGCAGCGCCAACAATCTTGAAAGTAACGGCATACAACGTCAAAGCGCTTTCATCCCAGGCAGGATACAACGTAACAGATGCATTTCCCTTATAGTAGCTTTCAAGATCATAGAACTTTTTACCACCATCAGAAAGAGACCAACCAATTTGATTGACTGTCGTTTGTACAGAGCAATTTTTACCATCCTTATCACATTTGTAGACATTTCTCGTGAAGACTTTTCCAGCCAACTTAACGGAATCCCCGTGATTCACCAATTGTGCGGCAGGAACTTCACCGACGCCATCAGTACCTTCGGCATAGTAGACGTAGTAGGATTTCACACTCCACTTGGCATAGAATTTCTTATCACCAAAGGAACCGGTAAGAATCGTCTTAATGGCTTCGCCATTAAAGTCAGCATTGTCATACCAGCCAATAAAATCATAACCATCCCTGGACGGAATCTGCAAAATAATGTTTGCAGATTCAATCGTATAGGACACAGGATTAGCAATATTATTCACGCCATTTTCACCCAATTCATAAAGAATGGCGTAGCTGACGGGAACCCACTTTGCATACAATTTCAAATCATTCAAAACCGTTTTTTCGAAATCATAAGGCAAGCCCTTGCCATCGGCAGAGGTGTACCAACCATCAAACTTATAACCATCAGCAATTGGATCTTCGGGTCTAAAAGCCGTTGAATGTTCCTTCACACGATCAATAGCCGGAGTTTCACCATGTCCATTCACATCATAGATGACGGAGTAATAAACTATCTTCGTCTCTTCCCAAACAGCATAAACATTAACATCACCCTCAGCCGCACCAAGGCTCTGAACATCAACAGCATCACTTGTCAAAGCCCAGCCCTTGAATGAGAAATACTTCGTATCTTCTCCGGTGCCTTCAGGAGCTCTAGAGGGAATTTCAATATCAGAAGAGACAATCACAGACTGTTTGGCAACTTTCTTAGCCAGTTCAGTCTTGTCACCAGCAAACTTACCACCATTAGAATGGAAGGTCACGGTTACATAGTCTTCCCACACGGCATACACCGTGCTAGAGCCAGACACCTTGCCCAGACTTTCATCCGGTTTTGTAGCAGAAGCATTCAAAGACCAACCGAGAAACTTCTTCTCGTCGCAAACAGGTTCCGTAATACCGGTAGATGTAATCGGACTATCAAACTTCAAAGCCTTGGAAGTAATAGCACCTGACGGGAATGCACAACCTGTACCGGCAGCGAAATAGATCGTGTACACAGTATTGTCAACATTATCGTTGGAAATACCGGTATTGGTGATATTGTCCGATCCGTTAGACCAAATACATTTTTCGCCACACCCTTCATTCAAATTTTCAACGGTTTCTGACGTATTTACATCAGGAAGACCTACACCGCTACCGGAACCGTTATCTTCGTTTCCGACAGGTTTATCAACAGTCTTATTGTCATAGTAGCTGTTCGCAATCGATCCTGTACCCCCGTTTTTCTGCCCCACAAGGCCGCCCAACGTACCATCGCCAGCATTGTAAACGCCATTGCCCCCATACACGCAACGTTCAATTTTTGCATTGCTAAGGGTTCCTGCAACACCGCCCACAAAGCTTGCGTTACTCAAGTTATGAATTTCAACAGAACTCAAGCAATCCTTTATCGTACCAGCTGTTGCATAGCCTGTTATACCACCAACACTCTGAGCCAAACCATCTGTAACAATAGAGCCGGAGGCATAACATCCACTGACCGTACCATCTTCCTGCCATGCGACAATAGTACCCACACTAATGGGGCGGCTTCCTCCTCTTTCCTGTATACCCGTAGCCTTAATTTCCACATTTTCAAGAACCACATTTTCAATCACAGCTTCTGTCGTTATCACACCGAACAGGGCCACATTCTGATCATCACTATCGATTTTCAAATTACGGATAGGATATCCCTGGCCATTAAAATTACCAACATACCGACGACCACTATTTTCATTACCCATCGGCTCAAAGTTTTCGGTACAGGTCATATCAATAGGACCAGTCACAATCGCATTAAGCCCGGCATTGGGGAAGGACGCAGATTTCGTCATAAGGGAGCCTTTTTTCTGGCAATTATTGTCGCCATACACATAGTCATAACCAGACGGGCAAACAATCGTGTTTACCAAACTGGAAAATTCCACCAAGTTTTCGCACGTTGCAATGACCTTGTACGTTTTACTACTGACCGTGGTATCTTTAAGCGCAGCAAAAGACTGACCTACCAACAGCAGGACAAACAAAACAGACAAAAAAACACAATTAAGCGATTTCATAAAAAAAGCGCCTCCATTTACGTTAAAAATAAGCATTTACCCCCAAAATAGGGAGCAGCCACCCATTATATGTGACCAATGACACCCAAGAAGCACTCCAATTTGGAATAAACGAGTCAAATTCATCAAAAATAAGGGATAAAATGCGGTAAAAAGGACATTTTCTCGAAAAAACATTTGCACGACAAGCCAACATTGCGTAAGTTTAGTGGTAGTTTTTGCTTATCTCGGGAGTTTTTTCAAATGGCTTTAATTCGAAAAATACTGACATTCTTGGCCTTCATGGCTGCGGTCGTCTTGGCTGCGCCATCTATGCCGGCAACATCTGTGGAGAAGACACAGAAGGTTCTACAGGCAAAGTCCAAGACATCAAAGAGTGCCAAAAAGGCAAAGAAATCCAAGAAGAAGAAAAAGAAAAAAGAACAGGCAGAACAGGCTGTCGAGACTGCTGAAGAAGAATCCGCAGCAGAATCTTCTACAGAAGCCGTTGAAGATAACGCCGAAGAACAGACCGCCGAGGCCGAAGTTCCGCAGGAAGAACAGTCTGACCTTGAAAGTGCATTTGAGGAAGTGCAGTCCAGTGTCGCACCGGAACAAGCACCCACTCCCCCGGCAGAATCCGCACTTCAACCTGTTGCAGAACCGACTCCGCAACCTGAGGCCAAGCCCGCAGCACAGCCCGCCCCTCAACCGGCTGCACAGCCCGCAACACAAGCATCAGCACAGCCAGCAGCCAAGGCAACTGCAGTTAATCCGGCGGTACTGAACACGAAGCCCGGTCAGCAGACATTTATCCTGAGAGGCACCTCGACACAGGCGACCACTGCAGCAGTTGCAGACACAGCAAACAAGGTTGAAGACGAGACTCTCACCGAAAAGAAGACTTACGCCAACCGCTTCAAGGCCATGCGCAAGAAGAAGAGCGTCGCGGAATACGACAGCACCCAGAACGCCATCAGAGACAGCATCGCCTCGATTACCTACAACTTCGGTCTTTCCTTTATCGGAGGAAGAGCCAAGGACAAGCGTTTGGGCAATCTCGAAGAAAACAGCGACTGGGACGGAAACTTTGGCGTATATCTTTTCTATCGATACTACTTTACCAGTTTCTTTGCCTTGCAGGGACGCCTTGGCGCCATATACCGTTATGCAAGATTCACAAAGAATGACGAAATCAAGGACGGAATCACATACAAGGAAACCCAATTTGACGTCAACAACAAGCTTACCGTAGACTATCATGACATCGCCGTTGACGCTCCTCTTACACTGAAACTCGGAGCTCACACCGGCCACACAACGTTCATTTTCCTCAGCCT is a genomic window of Fibrobacter sp. UWH6 containing:
- a CDS encoding FISUMP domain-containing protein — translated: MCTTIDDLDPQKTKCAKSRYFGMTVRCIQGEESSPTSKEKYSVIQGKFVDSRDKKEYKTVQINQQTWLAENLNFETKNSYCHNNDPLECEKYGRLYKWEDAEKACPAGWHLPSRYEIKRLLWAVGDDSGEKLKSRSGWESNNGWDELGFNVLPVGNAQLSENKIDRFDPNGHAVAFWTSTHNEKYYYKWFFFNDNWVSRLDETQADWVAEPIRCMKNYEIDAVAVGTFKDKRDKKVYKTVTIGNQKWMAENLAYNEKGSSCYANDKRNCKEYGRLYSWNQIKDLCPMGWHIPSKDEWRVLFAYVDNNASILKSKTNWPKKNGLDELGFNALPSGSTVKNDFGKSAYFWTTDSRNDKAEAMELLDYLDVASFGRHTFNDGLSVRCLADSEKKGNN
- a CDS encoding DEAD/DEAH box helicase, whose product is MKFEELPLANPLQRAVRTVGYETPTPIQEQSIPSLLEGKDLLGIAQTGTGKTAAFALPILQRLLDSGKFRQPKTCRALILLPTRELAIQVEECFKQYAQYTAISTACIFGGVSDVKQKNVLVRGVDVLVATPGRLLDLIGQHAVTLKNVEFFVLDEADRMLDMGFIHDIRKVVGVLPGKRQNLFFSATMPKEISDLAATILSANPVRVEVAPQSTPIERIRQELYRIDKRRKGALLKELLASHEEMKKVLVFTRTKHGADKIVRVLEKAGVKCAAIHGNKSQNRRQEALGNFKDERIRVLVATDIAARGIDVDDVTHVFNYDLPNEPETFVHRIGRTARAGKEGVAISFCAPDEEQDLRAIEKLTKVKVPEGDKAIYEKLPEQQKETPESEMRNARGRLPRGQKGDRREENRGEGQQPAKFDWRKHQADKRNARAAEQARENGEQPRQSREERRGNRAEKFGRKPEQVRGASNPQNRPSSQNGSVPQNGFEGDNLNRRTIGKNRPGSRARKRMREAAAASAAAQALLSKVK
- a CDS encoding acyl-CoA dehydrogenase family protein; the encoded protein is MIVRAGPGLQRGGNLPHHHKLTKGMNAEYSNINSYDSIQVHGGSGYMLEYACQRLYRDARITSIYEGTTQLQVVAALPHITTGTYTSMLDELEAAAVAPEFESLKARAKAMDDKFKAAIDYVKAAENNEFLDLCSRRLYEMAGNCVMAQLLIRDASANAELFGKSAKVYLNLAEAEVMKHSNFIMNLTAEQIADYKKA
- a CDS encoding FISUMP domain-containing protein; the encoded protein is MMNKIISICSLSFVAFTFAEVVSAPNLDDPRDGKTYKTIRIENQVWMAENLNFDTHNSFCYHNDDKECAKLGRFYTWRAALNACPQGWRLPSRSDWMTLKTLVKNEDRLYLWDDDVPEIGYQVSAPNFNAYTVGFRDPYGNFDKEGISYYWT
- a CDS encoding FISUMP domain-containing protein; amino-acid sequence: MFVKRLLVSLLFWGVTCSIAGTLVDNRDGRKYKTIKIGEYTWMAENLKYKASPSYCFGGKESNCQKFGRMYPWHTAMKLPAKKAYDDENVNDYVKRMHQGICPSGWHVPTVAEFDSLSEFAYNEGESFETSKMFGLKYGGQLMILGAEYYRGYVEDDPTAAARFFKTGKRGEFPLRYLYKDFKHIETFSTTEAEDASVVYYSAYRDRYNFEIGPVRVYRGASANYLRCVKNYNVDENGNMVQNCEKGFFYQDGECRKPYDCGEFEYAVDKWTCAELPENAKKNKGVGFTCKKGFDKVKLYEDYDCIKPYDCSEDEFFVSKYECQGLPKNARRKKNKKIGFECDDGFDKVEINEIPYCRKPYICEDAEYSVAQYECASLPKNAHRLDSIGYACDDGFDDVQIGNFRYCRKPYDCGEKEYSVNQYECANLPANSHKNESQGFDCDEGYYKKNQKECENLPANAHENNLQGFDCEEGFYKKNGSECIIFPMNAHAIGSNEFECDEEFFKKEIGGEVICLEEGYECEYVGDEWECTLSPSYVK